A single region of the Gracilibacillus caseinilyticus genome encodes:
- a CDS encoding sulfite exporter TauE/SafE family protein, translating into MVIIICFVIGLLSAMVGSIVGLGGGVILVPVLLILHTTTGLFQWADASTIVGISLIVMIFTAMSSTYAYAKSNRIDYTSGIYFIVGSVPGGILGSWLNQFVQTDLFSVYLGIFMLLIFLIFLFKKSAPSPVANEKVHHSSKIIREVWLGSRSYRYSFSPLIACGIAFLVGILSGFFGIGGGSLMVPAMILFFHFPPHIATATSMFMILALSMVSSVTHIALGHIEWSYVWAFIPGAWLGGVFGAKLNQKMSSKAVEYLLRIILLIIGIRLIWQGLFS; encoded by the coding sequence GTGGTTATCATTATTTGTTTTGTCATAGGACTGTTATCGGCTATGGTTGGCAGTATCGTCGGATTAGGCGGTGGCGTAATATTAGTACCGGTTTTACTTATCCTCCATACTACGACAGGTCTTTTTCAATGGGCGGATGCAAGTACGATTGTTGGAATATCACTAATTGTTATGATTTTTACGGCAATGTCTTCCACATACGCCTATGCAAAAAGTAACCGAATTGATTATACAAGCGGAATCTATTTTATTGTAGGCAGTGTCCCTGGCGGCATCCTTGGATCATGGTTGAATCAATTTGTGCAAACAGATTTATTTTCCGTCTATTTAGGGATATTTATGTTATTGATATTCTTGATTTTTTTATTCAAGAAATCTGCCCCATCACCTGTTGCTAATGAAAAGGTTCACCATTCAAGCAAGATAATTCGTGAAGTCTGGTTAGGTTCTCGCAGCTATCGTTATTCCTTTTCACCGTTGATTGCCTGTGGGATTGCTTTTCTAGTTGGAATTTTATCTGGTTTCTTTGGTATTGGAGGAGGATCTTTAATGGTTCCTGCTATGATATTATTTTTTCATTTTCCACCACATATTGCCACGGCAACTTCGATGTTTATGATATTGGCCTTAAGTATGGTCAGCTCTGTAACGCATATAGCCTTGGGACATATTGAATGGAGCTACGTCTGGGCCTTCATTCCCGGCGCATGGCTAGGAGGGGTTTTCGGTGCGAAATTAAATCAAAAGATGTCGAGTAAAGCAGTGGAATACCTACTGCGCATTATCTTACTTATTATCGGTATTCGTTTAATTTGGCAAGGTTTGTTTAGTTAG
- the sufB gene encoding Fe-S cluster assembly protein SufB has translation MAKNAPEIGEYKYGFHDRDVSIFRTEKGLTRAVVEEISRMKEEPEWMLEYRLKALEQFYKKPMPQWGGDLSELDFDEITYYVKPSERSERSWDEVPDEIKQTFDKLGIPEAEQKYLAGVSAQYESEVVYHNLKEDLEKMGIVFKDTDTALKENEDLFKEYFGKVIPASDNKFAALNSAVWSGGSFIYVPKGVKADTPLQAYFRINSENMGQFERTLIIVDEGASVHYVEGCTAPTYTTNSLHSAVVEIFVKKDAYCRYTTIQNWANNVYNLVTKRATCDANATMEWIDGNIGSKLTMKYPAIILKGEGARGNTLSIALAGKGQHQHAGAKMHHLAPNTSSTIVSKSISKQGGKVTYLGMVHFGRKADNARSNIECDTLIMDNKSTSDTIPYNEILNENISLEHEAKVSKVSEEQLFYLMSRGISEEEATEMIVMGFIEPFTKELPMEYAVEMNRLIKFEMEGSIG, from the coding sequence ATGGCTAAAAATGCACCTGAAATAGGCGAATATAAATATGGCTTTCATGACAGAGACGTTTCGATTTTTCGTACTGAAAAAGGTCTTACGCGTGCAGTTGTAGAAGAAATTTCTCGTATGAAAGAAGAACCGGAATGGATGTTAGAGTACCGCTTAAAAGCATTGGAGCAATTTTACAAAAAACCAATGCCACAGTGGGGCGGCGATCTATCTGAATTAGATTTTGATGAAATTACGTATTACGTAAAACCTTCTGAGCGTTCTGAGCGTTCTTGGGATGAAGTACCTGATGAAATCAAACAGACATTTGATAAATTAGGGATTCCAGAAGCAGAACAAAAATATCTTGCAGGGGTTTCTGCACAATATGAATCAGAAGTTGTGTATCACAACTTAAAAGAAGACCTGGAGAAAATGGGTATTGTATTTAAAGATACTGATACAGCATTAAAAGAAAATGAAGATTTATTTAAAGAGTACTTTGGTAAAGTAATTCCAGCTTCTGATAATAAATTTGCTGCGTTAAACTCGGCTGTATGGTCTGGTGGATCATTTATTTATGTTCCAAAAGGCGTAAAAGCAGATACACCTTTACAAGCGTATTTCCGTATTAACTCTGAAAATATGGGACAGTTTGAACGTACATTGATTATTGTCGATGAGGGCGCATCTGTACACTATGTAGAAGGTTGTACAGCACCAACGTATACAACGAACTCCTTGCATAGTGCAGTAGTAGAAATCTTTGTTAAAAAAGATGCATATTGCCGTTACACAACGATCCAAAACTGGGCAAATAACGTTTATAACCTAGTTACCAAGCGTGCTACATGTGACGCGAATGCAACGATGGAATGGATTGATGGTAACATTGGTTCTAAACTTACCATGAAATACCCAGCGATCATTCTAAAAGGTGAAGGTGCACGTGGTAATACCCTTTCTATAGCGCTTGCAGGTAAAGGGCAGCACCAACACGCTGGTGCGAAAATGCATCACTTAGCACCAAATACTTCTTCAACAATCGTATCTAAATCGATTTCGAAGCAAGGTGGTAAAGTAACATACCTTGGTATGGTACACTTTGGTCGTAAAGCAGATAATGCTCGTTCCAACATTGAGTGTGATACGTTGATTATGGATAACAAATCAACTTCTGATACAATTCCTTACAATGAAATCTTAAATGAAAACATTTCGTTAGAACACGAAGCAAAAGTGTCTAAAGTATCAGAAGAACAATTATTCTATTTAATGAGTCGCGGTATTTCAGAAGAAGAAGCAACAGAAATGATCGTAATGGGCTTCATCGAGCCATTTACGAAAGAACTTCCAATGGAATACGCAGTCGAAATGAACCGCCTTATCAAGTTCGAAATGGAAGGTTCTATCGGTTAA
- the sufU gene encoding Fe-S cluster assembly sulfur transfer protein SufU, giving the protein MSFDNLDTLYRQVIMDHYKNPRNRGTLEQESVTIDMNNPTCGDRIELHLQIEDDIVTDAKFEGEGCSISMSSASMMTQAIKGKKKEDALKMSTIFSKMMLGEDVEDVEFDLGDIEALQGVTKFPARIKCATLAWKAMEKAVDADEEQ; this is encoded by the coding sequence ATGTCTTTTGATAATTTGGATACATTGTACAGACAAGTAATTATGGATCATTACAAAAACCCTCGCAACCGTGGAACTTTGGAGCAGGAATCTGTTACAATAGATATGAACAATCCTACATGCGGTGATCGCATTGAATTGCACCTTCAAATCGAAGATGACATCGTTACAGATGCAAAATTTGAAGGGGAAGGTTGTTCCATCAGTATGTCATCTGCTTCAATGATGACACAAGCGATCAAAGGGAAGAAAAAGGAAGATGCGTTAAAAATGTCAACCATCTTCTCGAAGATGATGTTAGGGGAAGATGTGGAAGATGTGGAATTCGACCTGGGAGATATCGAAGCACTACAAGGTGTAACTAAATTCCCAGCCAGAATAAAATGTGCAACGTTGGCGTGGAAGGCGATGGAAAAAGCAGTTGACGCTGATGAAGAACAGTAA
- a CDS encoding cysteine desulfurase, whose amino-acid sequence MDVQAIREQFPILNQEVNGHPLVYLDSAATSQKPLPVIQSLEAYYRQHNSNVHRGVHTLGTRATDQYEGAREKVKNFINAGSTQEVIFTRGTTTSLNMVAYGYARHFLKEDDEIVLTQMEHHSNIIPWQQAAKYTGAKLKYIPMEADGTITLEAVRATVTDKTKMVAVTQVSNVLGTINPIKDIAQIAHENGAIIVVDGAQGVPHMQVDMQELDCDFYAFSGHKMCAPTGVGVLYGKKALLEKMEPVEFGGEMIDFVDLYDSTWKELPWKFEGGTPIIAGAIGLGAAIDFLSEVGMDNIIEHEQQIASYAQNKLSQIEGINIYGPEHRAGLVTFNIEDVHPHDTATVLDAEGIAVRAGHHCAQPLMKWLNATATARASFYLYNDESDIDRLAEGIQRAKEYFGDVF is encoded by the coding sequence ATGGATGTTCAAGCTATTCGTGAGCAGTTTCCAATTTTAAATCAAGAAGTAAATGGTCATCCACTTGTGTATTTAGATTCTGCCGCTACGTCGCAAAAGCCGTTACCGGTGATTCAATCATTAGAGGCTTATTATCGTCAGCATAATTCTAATGTTCACCGTGGTGTTCATACGCTTGGAACGAGAGCGACAGATCAATACGAAGGGGCAAGAGAAAAAGTCAAAAACTTTATCAATGCCGGTTCTACACAAGAAGTTATCTTTACACGTGGAACCACTACCTCGTTAAACATGGTTGCTTACGGATATGCTCGTCATTTTCTTAAAGAAGATGATGAGATAGTCTTAACGCAAATGGAACATCATAGTAATATTATTCCATGGCAACAGGCAGCCAAATATACCGGTGCCAAGTTAAAATATATTCCAATGGAAGCTGACGGAACCATCACTTTGGAGGCTGTTCGTGCTACAGTGACAGACAAAACAAAGATGGTAGCTGTGACGCAAGTGTCAAATGTACTTGGTACGATCAACCCGATCAAAGATATAGCACAAATTGCACACGAGAACGGTGCTATCATTGTAGTGGATGGTGCACAGGGCGTGCCACACATGCAGGTGGATATGCAAGAACTCGATTGTGATTTCTATGCATTTTCTGGTCATAAAATGTGTGCACCAACCGGAGTCGGAGTCCTTTATGGTAAAAAAGCATTGTTAGAGAAGATGGAACCAGTAGAATTTGGTGGGGAAATGATCGATTTCGTTGATTTATATGATTCAACGTGGAAAGAGTTACCTTGGAAATTTGAAGGTGGTACACCTATTATTGCTGGTGCTATCGGTTTAGGGGCAGCTATCGATTTCCTAAGCGAAGTGGGTATGGATAACATCATCGAGCATGAGCAGCAAATTGCCAGCTATGCTCAGAACAAATTGTCCCAAATAGAAGGAATTAATATTTATGGGCCAGAGCACCGAGCAGGCTTGGTAACGTTCAATATAGAAGATGTTCACCCTCATGATACAGCTACTGTGCTTGATGCGGAAGGAATTGCCGTGCGTGCTGGTCACCATTGTGCACAGCCTTTAATGAAATGGTTAAATGCTACAGCAACAGCTAGAGCGAGTTTCTATTTATATAATGATGAAAGTGATATTGACCGGTTAGCAGAAGGAATTCAGCGAGCGAAGGAGTATTTCGGCGATGTCTTTTGA
- the sufD gene encoding Fe-S cluster assembly protein SufD, with protein MTVETKLPYDQDYVRSFSENRNEPEWMKNLRLQALDLAEGLEMPKPDKTSIKRWNFEDYKHDVNGDAISSLDELPEDIQVFLDVENQNQNLVIQRNQSVAYKTLTADLEDKGVILTDIQTALKEHSDLVQRYYMKDAVQIDEHKLTALHTALMNGGLFVYVPKNVQVEEPLQAVFWQEDLNAGTFNHVIVVAEANSSLTYVENYISQNKEEHAVANIVTEVIAHDNANINFGSVDNFAAGTTVYVNRRGIAYRDAKIEWNLGQMNDGNTVSENITHLIGDNSYSYAKTVSVGRGTQAQNYTAKIVNFGKQSEGLILQHGVMKEKASTIFNGIGKIEYGATKANAEQESRVLMLSKDARGDANPILLIDEDDVTAGHAASVGRVDPVQLYYLMSRGISQQEAERLIIHGFLAPVVKEIPITAVREQLTEVIERKVY; from the coding sequence AATGAACCAGAATGGATGAAAAACTTGCGTTTACAGGCACTTGATTTAGCAGAAGGTTTAGAAATGCCTAAACCTGATAAAACAAGTATTAAGCGCTGGAACTTTGAAGATTATAAACATGATGTAAATGGTGACGCGATTTCATCACTTGATGAATTACCTGAAGACATTCAAGTATTTCTTGATGTGGAAAACCAAAATCAGAATTTAGTGATTCAGCGTAACCAATCCGTTGCTTATAAAACATTAACAGCTGATCTTGAAGACAAAGGTGTTATTTTAACGGATATTCAAACAGCATTGAAAGAACACAGCGACCTTGTACAACGTTACTATATGAAAGATGCGGTACAAATTGATGAACACAAGCTTACAGCATTGCATACCGCGTTAATGAATGGTGGCTTGTTTGTGTATGTACCGAAAAACGTACAAGTCGAAGAGCCGCTTCAAGCCGTTTTCTGGCAAGAAGATCTAAATGCTGGGACATTTAATCATGTTATTGTTGTTGCAGAAGCAAACAGCTCTTTAACATATGTAGAGAATTATATTTCCCAAAATAAAGAAGAGCATGCAGTAGCAAATATCGTAACAGAAGTTATTGCACATGATAATGCAAATATCAACTTTGGTTCTGTTGATAATTTTGCTGCAGGAACTACTGTTTACGTCAATCGTCGTGGAATTGCTTACCGTGATGCGAAAATCGAATGGAACCTTGGACAAATGAATGATGGTAATACAGTATCAGAAAATATTACACATCTAATTGGAGATAATTCCTATTCATATGCCAAGACAGTTTCTGTTGGACGTGGTACACAAGCACAAAATTACACTGCTAAGATTGTAAACTTCGGTAAGCAAAGTGAAGGTTTAATTTTACAGCACGGTGTAATGAAGGAAAAAGCTTCTACTATTTTCAATGGTATCGGAAAAATTGAATATGGTGCTACTAAAGCTAATGCTGAGCAAGAATCTCGTGTATTAATGCTAAGTAAAGATGCTCGTGGAGATGCCAACCCAATTCTTCTCATTGATGAAGATGATGTAACAGCTGGTCACGCAGCATCTGTAGGACGCGTTGACCCGGTTCAATTGTATTATCTAATGAGTCGCGGTATTTCACAACAAGAAGCAGAGCGTTTAATTATTCATGGTTTCTTGGCACCAGTTGTAAAAGAAATTCCGATTACAGCGGTACGTGAACAATTAACAGAGGTAATTGAAAGGAAAGTATATTAA